Proteins co-encoded in one Trichocoleus desertorum ATA4-8-CV12 genomic window:
- a CDS encoding fasciclin domain-containing protein gives MNRLNSINSFKKLASFIGLATASTLIGLPALAQVNPNPSIFNEPPYNRARGAQASPSTSTPAAPIAPATSEAPPAAPTEAASGTTITAVAASNDSFKILTAALQAAGLTGTLSGEGPFTVFAPTDAAFAKLPAGALEALLKPENKETLVKILTYHVVPGEVTSSQLKSGEVATVEGSPVTVNVDGGGVMVNKATVVQPDIQASNGFIHVVDTVILPPTL, from the coding sequence ATGAACCGATTAAATTCCATTAACTCATTCAAGAAACTTGCTAGCTTCATTGGACTTGCGACTGCTAGCACTCTGATTGGTTTGCCAGCCTTGGCTCAAGTGAATCCTAACCCCAGCATTTTTAACGAGCCTCCTTACAACCGCGCTCGTGGTGCTCAAGCCTCTCCATCGACTTCTACCCCTGCGGCACCTATCGCTCCTGCTACTTCAGAAGCTCCTCCGGCTGCCCCCACTGAAGCCGCTTCTGGCACTACCATTACCGCAGTTGCCGCCTCTAACGATTCTTTCAAAATTCTCACCGCTGCTCTGCAAGCCGCAGGTTTAACGGGCACGCTCTCTGGTGAGGGGCCATTCACCGTTTTTGCTCCAACAGATGCTGCCTTTGCAAAATTGCCTGCTGGTGCCTTGGAAGCGTTGCTGAAGCCAGAAAATAAAGAGACTTTAGTGAAAATCTTGACCTATCACGTTGTCCCTGGTGAAGTGACTTCAAGCCAACTCAAATCTGGCGAGGTTGCAACTGTGGAAGGCAGCCCTGTGACAGTTAATGTGGATGGCGGAGGAGTTATGGTCAACAAGGCCACTGTGGTTCAGCCAGATATCCAGGCCAGCAACGGCTTTATTCACGTGGTGGATACAGTCATTCTGCCCCCGACCCTATAA
- a CDS encoding sugar kinase, translating to MAKRGLFVGMVTLDMVYLAAAPPTNNQKLVASDYTVSAGGPATNAAVAFSALGNQATVLGVVGSHPITHLIRADLDSCGVAIADLAPHRTEPPPVSSIITTESTGERAVVSINASKIQMSPDRIPRDILQDVEVVLIDGHQMAVGVAIAQQAKVQNIPVVVDGGSWKSGFEQVLALTDYAICSANFHPPDCPNSAAVFTALINLGIQHIAITQGDQPIQFYDDGEMGAIAAPQVEVVDTLGAGDIFHGAFCYFILQASFREALVAAATVAAQSCTGFGTRHWLR from the coding sequence ATGGCTAAGCGGGGATTGTTTGTGGGCATGGTGACTTTGGATATGGTGTATCTGGCTGCGGCACCACCAACCAACAATCAAAAATTGGTGGCATCAGACTACACAGTATCAGCTGGGGGGCCAGCAACCAACGCTGCCGTGGCTTTTAGCGCTTTAGGCAATCAAGCTACCGTTCTTGGTGTGGTTGGTAGTCACCCGATCACCCATTTAATTCGAGCTGATTTGGATAGTTGTGGAGTCGCGATCGCTGACCTTGCTCCCCATCGTACCGAACCCCCTCCTGTTTCCTCAATCATCACTACAGAATCGACCGGAGAACGAGCCGTAGTGTCAATCAATGCCAGCAAAATCCAGATGTCCCCCGATCGAATTCCCAGGGATATTTTGCAAGATGTGGAGGTGGTGCTGATTGATGGGCATCAGATGGCAGTGGGAGTGGCGATCGCCCAACAAGCTAAAGTACAAAATATTCCAGTCGTGGTAGATGGTGGCAGTTGGAAGTCAGGATTTGAGCAGGTGCTAGCGCTGACCGACTACGCGATCTGCTCGGCCAACTTTCATCCTCCCGATTGCCCTAACTCAGCCGCCGTTTTTACCGCTCTCATAAACTTAGGAATTCAACATATTGCGATTACCCAAGGCGACCAGCCCATTCAGTTCTATGACGATGGTGAAATGGGGGCGATCGCGGCTCCTCAAGTGGAGGTCGTAGATACGTTAGGAGCAGGTGACATCTTTCACGGTGCGTTCTGTTACTTTATTTTGCAAGCCAGTTTTAGAGAAGCGTTAGTAGCAGCGGCAACAGTTGCAGCCCAGTCTTGCACAGGTTTTGGCACTCGTCATTGGTTACGCTGA
- the rsmI gene encoding 16S rRNA (cytidine(1402)-2'-O)-methyltransferase: MEIKAGTLYIVGTPIGNLEDMTFRAIQVLKEVSAIAAEDTRHTGKLLQHFQIKTPQISYHDHNRLSRLPEMISRLQQGQAIALVTDAGMPGISDPGYELVKACAEEGLPVVPIPGPSAAITALSASGLPSDRFVFEGFLPAKGSDRRARLEALKPESRTLIFYEAPHRLQQTLQDFADTFGGDREIALGRELTKLHEEIWRGTMTEAIAYYSNREAHGEFTLVVMGAEPTELVLTEDALKAELQVLMGQGISRSQASRQLAQQTALPRRQLYQLALTISEPTESLG; this comes from the coding sequence ATGGAAATTAAAGCTGGAACCCTGTATATCGTTGGCACCCCGATTGGCAATCTGGAAGACATGACCTTCCGAGCGATTCAGGTGTTGAAAGAAGTGAGCGCGATCGCGGCTGAAGACACGCGCCACACCGGAAAGTTGCTCCAGCACTTTCAAATCAAAACGCCACAAATTAGTTATCACGATCACAATCGCCTCAGCCGTCTCCCAGAGATGATCAGCCGGTTGCAGCAAGGCCAAGCGATCGCCCTGGTCACGGATGCAGGGATGCCCGGAATTTCTGACCCTGGTTATGAATTGGTCAAAGCTTGCGCGGAGGAGGGGTTGCCAGTGGTGCCGATTCCTGGCCCCAGTGCTGCAATTACCGCGTTGAGCGCTTCTGGCCTACCCAGCGATCGCTTTGTGTTTGAAGGTTTTTTACCCGCCAAAGGCTCAGACCGTCGGGCCCGATTAGAAGCCTTAAAGCCAGAATCTCGCACCCTGATTTTCTACGAAGCACCTCATCGCTTGCAACAAACCCTCCAGGATTTTGCAGATACCTTTGGCGGCGATCGCGAGATTGCTTTAGGTCGAGAATTAACCAAGCTCCACGAAGAAATCTGGCGCGGCACCATGACCGAAGCGATCGCTTACTACAGCAACCGCGAAGCTCACGGAGAATTTACGCTAGTGGTCATGGGTGCAGAACCGACAGAACTCGTACTGACCGAAGACGCCTTGAAAGCAGAGCTACAAGTGCTAATGGGGCAGGGGATTTCGCGATCGCAAGCTAGTCGCCAACTCGCTCAACAAACTGCCTTACCTCGCCGCCAACTGTACCAACTAGCGCTCACCATTTCAGAGCCGACGGAGTCACTAGGTTAG
- a CDS encoding ion transporter, producing the protein MLLRQKVSFYLEDIETPIGILINLAIASLVLLSSGIFVADTYAIPDTVREQLNLVDSIILVIFAVEYVLRFWCAEQKAKYFFSLYSAIDLVAILPFFLGVTDVSFIRLLRWFRILRLVRFVEGTALFGRVSGEDSAIFTRILFTLFAIIFIYSGLIYQVEHPINSAGFRTFLDAFYFSVVTMTTVGFGDVTPISEMGRLLTVLMILTGIALIPWQIGDLIRRLVKTSTQVETQCPGCGLALHDPDAQFCKICGTSLKKT; encoded by the coding sequence ATGCTTTTGCGTCAAAAAGTTTCTTTCTATTTAGAAGATATTGAAACGCCGATCGGTATCTTGATTAATTTGGCGATCGCCAGTTTAGTCTTACTCTCTTCAGGCATTTTTGTCGCAGACACTTATGCAATCCCTGATACCGTTCGAGAACAACTCAATCTAGTTGATTCTATTATTTTAGTCATTTTTGCAGTGGAATATGTCTTGCGCTTTTGGTGCGCTGAGCAAAAAGCTAAATACTTTTTTAGTCTCTATTCGGCCATAGATTTAGTTGCGATCTTGCCCTTCTTTTTAGGCGTTACAGATGTTAGCTTTATTCGATTATTGCGCTGGTTTCGGATTTTACGGCTAGTCCGTTTTGTGGAAGGTACAGCTTTATTTGGTCGAGTGAGTGGTGAAGATAGCGCCATTTTTACTCGCATCTTATTCACCTTATTTGCCATTATCTTTATCTATTCAGGCTTGATCTATCAAGTAGAGCATCCAATCAACTCGGCAGGATTTAGAACTTTCTTGGATGCGTTTTATTTTTCTGTCGTCACCATGACCACAGTGGGGTTTGGGGATGTAACGCCGATCTCCGAAATGGGCCGCTTGCTCACGGTGTTGATGATTTTGACTGGAATTGCTTTAATTCCCTGGCAAATTGGCGACTTAATTAGGCGACTAGTAAAAACTTCCACTCAAGTAGAAACCCAATGTCCTGGCTGTGGTTTAGCCCTGCATGACCCCGATGCTCAGTTTTGCAAAATCTGTGGCACCAGCCTCAAGAAAACCTAA
- a CDS encoding CHASE2 domain-containing protein: MKRQFRELGWRLLPGGITALVVASLTALEAWQPLEQIAYNTLFQLRGAIAWDSRVVVVGIDDQSLRELGPFPWPRQQYVQLLSVLSEAEPNVIALNVVLTDQGPQDTQLAAAVQRQGRVILAQAWNSTGEPLLPSLPLRRVAFAVGQVYKRQDSDGLTRKIDLQVQGVPAFGLAAVQGYSLVQASVELPNLQQPFWVNWPGPVRQLQHYSFVDVVQQQVPTQAFKDKIVVVGMTAAGLDSLPTPFDRNPPASGTHLHAAVISNLLQHNSLRLLPRSWLIWLFLLGGPGLSYVMSHWSTERQIGLWLGLCCAWGMAGLLLLHLGYLIPVVLPIILFSATAGTVLIEERLRENALLQHEVQQLWQAHHQDLVQDVVARTASPTEAKRSHWQPLHQPASMQHVAQLALLAEQFGRSQSAQAAIARSLSIGLLAADLDGLVWFCNPGAAKWLGIQVGDRLHAQLIPQWLSQEQWQLDLQLLRQQQPVAPRELLQDGTWFELKLEPLLYNSAETAAETAIERQAAPLGGLLLILEDITARKQIEENLSHQMEELQRMSLLKDDFLSTVSHELRSPMANMKMAIYMLKIAKTQEQEDHYFRILQAECDREISLINDLLDLQRLEAAAKPFNPETIDLNDWLPRLVEPFEERASNRQQTIQVQILSELPLLVSDQPSLERVLAELLNNACKYTPPGGEISAIARFESPYIELSVSNSGSEIPEVELTRIFEKFYRIPRNDRWKQGGTGLGLALVKKLVEHLGGGIRVASSIEQTTFTVSLPTQFSPPDL, from the coding sequence ATGAAGCGGCAGTTCCGGGAGTTAGGATGGCGACTGCTTCCAGGGGGAATCACAGCATTAGTGGTCGCCAGCTTGACTGCTTTAGAGGCTTGGCAGCCATTAGAACAGATTGCCTACAATACGCTGTTCCAACTACGGGGCGCGATCGCTTGGGACTCCAGGGTGGTCGTTGTAGGGATTGATGACCAGAGTCTACGAGAATTAGGGCCGTTTCCTTGGCCTCGGCAGCAATATGTTCAACTGCTCAGCGTTTTATCTGAAGCTGAGCCTAACGTCATTGCTTTAAATGTAGTTTTGACCGATCAAGGGCCACAAGACACCCAACTGGCGGCAGCAGTACAGCGGCAGGGGCGAGTGATTTTGGCTCAAGCTTGGAACAGTACCGGAGAGCCACTGCTACCCAGCCTGCCCCTCCGCAGAGTGGCGTTTGCTGTCGGTCAAGTTTACAAGAGACAAGATTCTGACGGGCTAACTCGAAAGATTGACTTACAGGTGCAGGGAGTACCTGCCTTTGGTTTAGCCGCTGTTCAGGGATATAGCTTGGTCCAAGCATCGGTAGAGCTGCCCAATTTGCAGCAACCTTTTTGGGTCAACTGGCCTGGGCCTGTGCGTCAACTCCAGCATTACTCTTTTGTAGATGTGGTGCAGCAGCAAGTCCCCACCCAGGCTTTTAAGGACAAAATTGTGGTGGTGGGGATGACGGCAGCAGGGCTTGATTCACTGCCCACTCCCTTCGATCGCAATCCCCCAGCTAGTGGCACCCATCTACATGCTGCTGTCATTAGCAATTTGCTCCAGCACAACTCTCTACGGCTATTGCCACGATCTTGGCTAATCTGGCTGTTTTTGCTGGGCGGACCTGGCTTGAGCTATGTGATGAGTCATTGGTCTACGGAGCGACAAATTGGCTTGTGGCTTGGGCTCTGTTGCGCTTGGGGGATGGCTGGGCTGCTGCTGCTGCACCTGGGTTATTTAATACCTGTGGTGTTGCCCATTATTCTTTTTAGCGCCACGGCTGGCACTGTCTTGATTGAGGAACGATTGCGCGAAAATGCTTTGCTCCAACATGAAGTACAGCAGCTTTGGCAAGCTCATCATCAAGACCTCGTGCAAGATGTTGTGGCTCGTACTGCTAGCCCTACCGAAGCTAAGCGATCGCACTGGCAACCGCTCCATCAGCCCGCTTCGATGCAACACGTGGCTCAGTTAGCTTTACTGGCAGAGCAATTTGGCCGATCGCAGTCAGCGCAAGCAGCGATCGCTCGGAGTCTTTCGATTGGTCTCTTGGCCGCTGATCTAGATGGCTTAGTGTGGTTTTGCAATCCAGGGGCTGCTAAATGGCTAGGGATTCAAGTGGGCGATCGCCTTCATGCTCAACTCATTCCCCAGTGGCTGAGCCAAGAGCAGTGGCAGTTAGACCTACAGCTTTTAAGACAACAGCAGCCCGTGGCTCCCAGAGAACTGCTCCAAGACGGCACCTGGTTTGAACTGAAGCTAGAACCATTGCTGTACAATAGCGCCGAGACAGCCGCCGAGACAGCTATTGAGAGACAGGCTGCTCCTTTGGGTGGTTTATTGCTAATCCTAGAAGACATCACTGCGAGGAAGCAAATCGAAGAAAACTTGAGCCACCAAATGGAAGAATTGCAGCGCATGAGTCTGCTTAAGGATGATTTCTTAAGTACCGTTTCTCATGAGCTACGTAGCCCAATGGCAAATATGAAAATGGCTATTTATATGCTCAAAATTGCCAAAACTCAGGAGCAAGAAGATCATTATTTCAGAATTCTGCAAGCGGAATGCGATCGCGAAATTAGTTTAATTAATGACTTATTAGACTTACAACGTCTAGAAGCCGCAGCCAAGCCCTTTAATCCAGAAACAATCGATCTCAATGATTGGCTTCCTCGACTTGTGGAGCCATTTGAAGAACGGGCTAGCAATCGTCAACAAACCATTCAAGTGCAAATCCTCTCAGAACTGCCACTGTTGGTTTCGGATCAACCGAGCTTGGAAAGAGTGCTGGCGGAGTTGCTGAATAATGCTTGCAAATATACACCTCCGGGTGGCGAAATTAGTGCGATCGCTCGCTTTGAGTCTCCCTATATAGAATTAAGTGTGAGTAATTCTGGCTCAGAGATTCCTGAAGTGGAGCTAACCCGCATCTTTGAAAAGTTTTACCGGATTCCTCGCAACGATCGCTGGAAACAAGGCGGGACTGGTTTAGGCTTAGCTCTAGTCAAGAAATTGGTGGAGCATTTGGGAGGAGGAATTCGAGTTGCAAGTAGCATCGAGCAAACCACATTTACAGTTTCGCTACCTACCCAATTCTCTCCGCCTGATCTTTGA
- a CDS encoding folate-binding protein gives MTQDLHQLQVAAGATFEEIGQATVPVSFGNDPVALEAAQTGVALCDRSHWGRIQISDADRQNFLHNQSTNDIKRLQPGQGCDTVFVTSTARTLDLASVYVTEETILLLVSPQRCQSLLDFLDRYIFFADRVKLTNLTTATATFSVLGPQSDALLDKLGAGELIGQPYGNHALLSLGDSEVRVAVGSGLATPGYTLFVAAEAAAGFWQQLVSLGAVPLGDRVWEQLRIQQGRPVPDHELTEDYNPLEAGLWPTISFNKGCYIGQETIARLDTYKGVKQKLWGLRLSEPVAAGSIITLGDDKVGVLTSSTTIAQAAVGLGYIRTKAGGAGLQVQVGTAQGEVVPVPFLTHERQ, from the coding sequence ATGACTCAAGATTTGCATCAACTTCAAGTGGCTGCTGGGGCTACGTTTGAAGAGATTGGTCAAGCCACCGTTCCCGTGAGTTTTGGCAATGACCCTGTCGCCCTTGAGGCTGCTCAGACGGGAGTAGCACTGTGCGATCGCTCCCACTGGGGCCGCATTCAGATTTCCGATGCCGATCGGCAGAATTTCCTCCACAACCAAAGCACCAACGACATCAAGCGTTTGCAACCCGGTCAAGGCTGTGACACTGTGTTTGTCACTTCAACGGCCCGCACCCTGGATCTCGCGAGTGTTTATGTCACAGAAGAGACGATTCTTTTATTGGTCTCGCCTCAGCGTTGCCAGAGCTTGCTGGATTTTCTCGATCGCTACATCTTTTTTGCCGATCGCGTCAAGCTGACCAATCTGACCACAGCCACTGCAACCTTTAGTGTACTTGGCCCTCAGAGCGATGCCTTACTGGATAAACTGGGAGCAGGTGAGCTGATCGGTCAACCCTACGGCAATCATGCTCTGTTGTCCCTAGGAGACAGTGAAGTTCGAGTTGCGGTGGGTAGTGGTTTAGCAACGCCTGGTTACACCTTGTTTGTCGCGGCTGAGGCTGCGGCAGGCTTCTGGCAGCAGTTAGTCAGCTTGGGAGCGGTGCCTTTGGGCGATCGCGTTTGGGAGCAACTACGAATTCAGCAAGGCCGTCCCGTACCAGACCACGAACTCACAGAAGACTACAACCCTTTAGAAGCAGGTTTGTGGCCCACCATCTCCTTTAATAAAGGCTGTTATATCGGTCAAGAAACGATCGCGCGTCTGGATACATACAAAGGAGTTAAACAAAAACTTTGGGGCCTTCGTCTCAGTGAGCCTGTGGCGGCGGGGAGCATCATTACCTTAGGGGACGACAAAGTGGGCGTTCTCACCAGTTCTACCACCATTGCTCAAGCAGCGGTTGGGCTTGGCTACATTAGAACCAAAGCGGGGGGTGCGGGGTTGCAAGTTCAAGTGGGTACGGCCCAAGGGGAGGTCGTCCCTGTGCCTTTTTTGACCCATGAACGACAATAG